The Thermoflavifilum sp. genome contains a region encoding:
- a CDS encoding DUF2723 domain-containing protein, whose product MKIDFRKANVITGWIVCIIACTVYLMTREATVSFWDCGEFVPSAFKLEISHPPGAPLFILLGRLFIILQHSTPQNAAYHMNALASISSGLTIMFLFWTITHLARRMVEKRGEALTEGKKILILGAGVVGALSFTFSDSFWFSAVESIVFGVSPLFIAMAFWAILKWEEVADQPYADRWIILIAYIIGLSIGVHLLSILSIPAVVMTYYYRKFKPNAKKTILAFLIACALTGFVQIILIQDTVKLIGWFDLLFVNGLGLPFNSGSITCIVLIAAGITAGLIYAYRRKKYYLHLALLSLSFILIGYSTYFVILIRANAYPPIDMQNVTNPITLVSYLDRSQYGTWPILYGPDFTAQPTGTKVIGNIYKKDTATGRYEIVGQKLKAVYNSADEHLFPRVWDNDNSQGHVSFYQHELGLAKGEKPTFGDAVYFFFRDQLWWMYFRYLLWNYAGRQNDIQGIYPDNTRDGNWITGIPFLDNWRLGDQSKMPESLKHNKAHNKLYMLPLLLGILGLIYQYKRSRHEFYVVFLLFFFTGIAIVIYLNQGLPQPRERDYSYVGSFYAFAIWIGLGVIGLYDFISKHAQPKAGYAALLSVACLGVPILMASQEWDDHDRSQKTLARDIAKDYLNSCAHNAILFTGGDNDTYPLWYAQEVENVRPDIRIIITTLLGTDWFIDDLRRKINESDPVPFSWSADKYQGDKRDYVYYYNPGNIPEDKYFNIEDVMQFLGSDNHADQLQMDNGQWINYLPTKHLYIPVDKKTVIANGTVPPEDTGYIVPEVKFTINNNVLMKNDLAELNIIAANHWKRPIYFTSPYLSLGLNDYLEIDGLTYRLVPYQKTDSAGLFGNLNVNIPFMYDNLMHKFAFGGAQTPGTYFDETNRRELQLIRSAFTQLAIALAIHHKKDSALQVLRYMDKNILPQNFPYGYTSPGNIHDLYSTQTAYAYYLAGDTTRADQIVQDVMKDCEQQLNYYASLGSRISSDLQQDEQSATYIIQQLQEMKHQFTAPPVPATKDSAAGK is encoded by the coding sequence ATGAAAATTGATTTCAGAAAAGCCAATGTGATTACCGGATGGATTGTTTGCATCATTGCCTGCACCGTGTATTTGATGACGCGCGAGGCCACTGTAAGCTTCTGGGATTGCGGTGAATTTGTGCCGAGTGCATTTAAACTGGAGATATCACATCCACCCGGGGCGCCATTATTCATTTTGCTGGGGCGGTTGTTCATCATCCTGCAACACAGTACACCGCAAAATGCGGCTTATCATATGAATGCGCTGGCTTCCATCAGCAGCGGCCTCACCATTATGTTTTTATTCTGGACCATCACCCATCTGGCCCGGCGAATGGTGGAAAAAAGAGGCGAAGCACTTACAGAAGGGAAGAAAATATTGATTCTGGGCGCTGGCGTGGTGGGCGCGCTGTCGTTCACTTTCTCCGATTCATTCTGGTTTTCGGCGGTTGAATCGATTGTATTTGGGGTATCGCCCCTGTTTATTGCCATGGCTTTCTGGGCGATTTTGAAATGGGAAGAAGTGGCCGATCAGCCTTACGCCGATCGGTGGATTATTTTGATCGCCTATATCATCGGGCTTTCTATTGGCGTACACCTGTTGAGCATCCTGTCTATACCTGCGGTGGTCATGACCTATTACTATCGCAAATTCAAGCCCAACGCCAAAAAAACCATTCTGGCATTTCTCATTGCCTGTGCATTGACGGGGTTTGTACAGATTATCTTGATTCAGGATACGGTAAAACTCATCGGCTGGTTTGATTTGTTGTTTGTCAACGGATTAGGCTTACCATTCAATTCGGGTTCTATCACCTGTATTGTCTTAATAGCCGCTGGCATTACAGCCGGATTGATATATGCCTATCGCCGGAAAAAATATTATCTGCATCTGGCTTTGTTGAGTTTAAGCTTTATTCTGATTGGTTACAGCACTTATTTCGTGATCTTGATTCGTGCGAATGCCTATCCACCCATCGACATGCAAAACGTAACCAATCCCATCACGCTGGTTTCTTATCTCGATCGCAGCCAGTATGGTACCTGGCCCATTCTTTACGGACCCGATTTCACGGCTCAACCCACAGGCACCAAAGTCATCGGTAATATCTATAAAAAAGATACGGCTACAGGTCGGTATGAAATCGTAGGTCAGAAACTCAAGGCTGTTTACAATTCGGCCGATGAACATTTGTTCCCGCGTGTATGGGATAATGATAATTCGCAGGGACATGTGTCGTTTTACCAGCATGAACTGGGTCTGGCCAAAGGAGAGAAACCAACCTTCGGCGACGCGGTATATTTCTTCTTTCGCGATCAACTCTGGTGGATGTATTTCCGTTACCTGCTGTGGAATTATGCGGGCCGGCAAAATGATATTCAGGGTATTTATCCCGATAATACCCGCGATGGCAACTGGATTACGGGGATTCCCTTTCTAGATAACTGGCGACTGGGCGATCAAAGCAAAATGCCCGAAAGTTTAAAGCACAATAAAGCGCACAATAAATTATACATGCTTCCGCTGTTGCTGGGAATTTTAGGGTTGATTTACCAATACAAGCGTAGCAGGCATGAATTTTATGTCGTGTTCCTGTTATTCTTCTTCACCGGTATTGCTATTGTCATATACCTGAATCAGGGACTTCCACAACCTCGCGAACGCGACTATTCTTACGTAGGATCGTTTTATGCATTTGCTATCTGGATTGGTTTGGGGGTGATTGGTTTATATGATTTCATCAGCAAACATGCACAACCAAAGGCTGGATACGCCGCACTGCTCTCCGTTGCATGCCTGGGTGTGCCTATTTTAATGGCTTCTCAGGAATGGGATGATCATGACCGCTCTCAGAAAACACTGGCACGCGATATTGCTAAAGATTACCTGAATTCCTGCGCGCATAACGCCATTCTATTTACCGGCGGCGATAATGATACCTATCCCCTCTGGTATGCACAGGAAGTAGAAAACGTGCGCCCAGATATTCGTATCATCATCACCACCTTGCTGGGTACCGACTGGTTTATTGATGATTTACGCAGGAAAATTAATGAAAGTGATCCTGTACCTTTCAGCTGGAGTGCGGATAAATACCAGGGAGATAAACGCGATTATGTTTATTACTATAATCCCGGTAATATTCCGGAAGACAAATATTTCAATATCGAAGATGTGATGCAATTCCTGGGCAGCGATAATCATGCTGATCAATTGCAGATGGATAACGGGCAATGGATCAATTACCTGCCCACCAAGCATCTATATATCCCTGTGGATAAGAAAACGGTGATAGCAAATGGTACCGTTCCTCCGGAAGATACGGGTTACATTGTACCGGAAGTGAAATTTACCATCAACAACAATGTACTGATGAAAAACGATCTGGCTGAATTGAACATCATCGCAGCCAATCACTGGAAACGACCCATTTATTTTACATCACCTTATCTCAGTCTGGGATTAAATGATTATCTGGAAATTGATGGATTAACGTATCGACTGGTGCCTTATCAGAAAACCGACAGTGCCGGCTTGTTCGGAAATCTGAATGTGAATATTCCATTCATGTATGACAACCTCATGCATAAATTTGCTTTTGGCGGAGCACAAACACCCGGTACTTATTTCGATGAAACCAATCGTCGTGAATTGCAATTGATACGTTCGGCATTCACCCAGCTTGCCATTGCACTGGCCATACATCATAAAAAAGACAGCGCATTGCAGGTATTGCGATATATGGATAAAAACATCCTTCCGCAGAATTTCCCATACGGATACACGTCTCCTGGCAATATTCATGATCTTTACAGCACACAAACGGCCTATGCTTATTATCTGGCGGGAGATACCACACGGGCCGACCAGATCGTCCAGGATGTCATGAAGGATTGTGAACAACAGCTCAATTATTATGCTTCTCTGGGAAGCCGGATCAGTAGCGATCTGCAGCAGGATGAACAGTCGGCTACCTATATCATTCAGCAGCTGCAGGAAATGAAACACCAGTTTACCGCACCACCTGTACCGGCGACTAAAGACAGCGCTGCAGGGAAATAA
- a CDS encoding nuclear transport factor 2 family protein has translation MKTKMLGLLACILYVHISYAQHPPSESIHTAQYNTPEQQELIDLSKKKWQWMADKNVDSLAVLFDDKAMFVHMGGTWGKTQELEVIKNGSIWYKQAEIYAVVVNLFGDAAVLLNDIDLEAVVGGNTVVNPFMVTEVYVKENGRWKMASLTFSHLLRPVRMQHNP, from the coding sequence CGGACTATTAGCATGCATCCTGTATGTGCATATATCGTATGCACAACATCCACCTTCTGAGTCTATCCACACTGCTCAGTACAACACACCCGAACAACAGGAACTTATCGATCTTTCGAAGAAAAAATGGCAATGGATGGCCGATAAAAATGTTGATTCTTTAGCTGTATTGTTTGATGATAAGGCCATGTTTGTTCACATGGGCGGAACCTGGGGCAAAACACAGGAACTCGAGGTGATCAAAAATGGAAGCATCTGGTATAAGCAAGCTGAAATTTATGCAGTGGTCGTCAACCTGTTTGGTGATGCAGCGGTATTATTGAACGATATTGATCTTGAGGCTGTAGTGGGAGGAAATACGGTGGTCAATCCTTTCATGGTAACGGAGGTGTATGTAAAAGAAAACGGCCGATGGAAGATGGCTTCGCTTACTTTTTCACATTTGCTCAGACCCGTCAGAATGCAACATAATCCATAA
- a CDS encoding SDR family oxidoreductase translates to MKTPYDQQVIVITGGSSGIGKALALHYHALGAKVAVCGRNAQALEALQNQVVDASRLFTVQADVARRDDCKRFIEAIIARYGRLDVLICNAGLSMRALFADLQDLHPIEQLMQVNFWGAVYCIHHALPYLLQSRGVIVGMSSIAGYRGLPGRTGYSASKFALQGFLESLRTELLHSGVHVMWICPGFTASNIRQTALNEKGEQQGETPLDESKLMPAERVAVLTERAIARRKRTLVLTTQGKLTVWINRIFPGWADHLVYQHFRKEPGSPLK, encoded by the coding sequence ATGAAAACACCATACGATCAGCAGGTAATCGTCATCACAGGCGGTAGCTCGGGCATAGGTAAGGCCCTGGCATTACATTATCATGCACTGGGAGCGAAGGTAGCGGTTTGTGGACGCAATGCCCAGGCTCTGGAAGCGTTGCAGAACCAGGTTGTAGATGCATCACGACTTTTTACGGTGCAGGCAGATGTGGCCAGGCGAGATGATTGCAAGCGATTCATAGAAGCCATTATCGCCCGGTATGGCAGGCTGGATGTGCTCATTTGCAATGCAGGCTTATCGATGCGGGCGCTGTTTGCCGATTTACAAGACCTGCACCCGATTGAGCAGCTCATGCAGGTGAATTTCTGGGGGGCTGTCTATTGTATTCATCATGCATTGCCTTATCTTTTGCAGAGCAGAGGGGTTATCGTGGGCATGTCGTCCATAGCCGGTTACCGGGGGCTGCCCGGACGAACCGGATACTCGGCCTCCAAATTTGCCCTGCAGGGCTTTCTGGAATCTTTACGTACGGAGTTGTTGCACAGTGGCGTGCATGTCATGTGGATATGCCCGGGATTCACCGCTTCCAACATCCGTCAAACCGCGCTCAATGAAAAAGGCGAACAGCAGGGCGAAACACCACTCGATGAAAGCAAGCTGATGCCGGCCGAACGTGTGGCCGTACTTACCGAACGCGCCATTGCTCGTCGAAAACGTACACTTGTGCTCACGACTCAGGGTAAACTCACGGTCTGGATAAACCGCATATTCCCCGGCTGGGCCGACCACCTGGTATACCAACATTTTCGCAAAGAGCCGGGTTCTCCGTTAAAATAA
- a CDS encoding sigma-70 family RNA polymerase sigma factor, with product MKSLHDLSFSASNQALSDEEILQRYRQDHNQEWIGILFERYVHLVMGMSLKYLKNIEDARDATQQIFLKVMREIDRTPIHYFKGWLYQVTKNYCLMQLRSKQAKDKLTEPEEEHQLVFLPEDEEHVQMKNTQLELLEEALKQLNPPQQTCIRLFYLEKHSYQEIADMTGYTLMQVKSYIQNGKRNLRIMLEKKQKQLNNG from the coding sequence GTGAAATCGCTGCATGATTTATCTTTTTCGGCCAGCAATCAGGCACTCTCCGATGAAGAAATTCTTCAACGGTATCGGCAGGATCATAACCAGGAGTGGATTGGTATTTTATTCGAGCGATATGTGCATTTAGTGATGGGCATGAGTTTGAAATATTTAAAAAACATAGAAGATGCACGAGATGCCACCCAGCAGATTTTCCTGAAGGTGATGCGGGAAATCGATCGAACCCCTATTCACTACTTCAAGGGGTGGTTGTACCAGGTAACTAAAAATTATTGCCTGATGCAACTCAGAAGCAAGCAGGCCAAAGATAAACTTACAGAACCGGAAGAAGAGCATCAACTCGTGTTTCTACCTGAAGATGAAGAGCATGTACAGATGAAAAATACACAGCTCGAGCTCTTAGAAGAAGCCCTCAAACAACTCAATCCACCCCAGCAAACCTGTATTCGATTATTTTATCTGGAAAAACATTCGTATCAGGAAATTGCCGATATGACGGGCTATACCCTGATGCAGGTGAAAAGTTATATTCAGAATGGAAAACGTAATCTGCGCATCATGTTAGAAAAGAAACAAAAACAGTTGAATAATGGATAA
- a CDS encoding flavodoxin, producing the protein MVFVGFPTWDMQMPPPMKSFLTQYDLSGKIVIPFNTHAGYGVGSGFQTVKALCKNSRVLEGFSITGGIERDGVWFVMEGKKAEEAEREVRKWLKKILQ; encoded by the coding sequence ATAGTGTTTGTGGGTTTTCCGACGTGGGATATGCAGATGCCACCACCCATGAAAAGCTTTTTAACGCAATATGATTTAAGCGGAAAAATCGTAATCCCCTTTAATACCCATGCTGGATATGGAGTGGGAAGCGGTTTTCAAACCGTCAAAGCATTATGCAAGAATAGTCGAGTATTAGAAGGATTTTCTATTACAGGTGGCATAGAAAGAGATGGTGTATGGTTTGTAATGGAAGGTAAAAAAGCTGAAGAGGCGGAAAGGGAAGTGAGGAAATGGTTGAAGAAAATCCTGCAATAG
- a CDS encoding SAM-dependent chlorinase/fluorinase, whose amino-acid sequence MNIITLTSDLGMQDYLLAGIKGHLLPLFPDCQLVDITHQIEPLNLLQTAYVVKNAWKHFPQQTFHLLFVDLFYQKFPRYIMVFHEGQYFCGADNGLLPMILDQQPQQILALHRDHHHMQLFDIVRLFAKAVRHILNGQSLDEIGESLPALTVLDNYQPRLSDEWIEAQIIFIDHYENVIVNLTREQFENYRKGRKFKICFRHDEYITEIHEHYADVRPGEKLAFFNAGGYLEIAINRGNAAGLLGLESFRVRPDSHRPPGGIQKNLFYQSIKIIFEP is encoded by the coding sequence ATGAATATCATCACGTTGACTTCTGATCTGGGGATGCAGGATTATTTGCTGGCAGGCATTAAAGGACATCTTCTGCCGCTATTTCCCGATTGCCAGCTGGTGGATATTACCCATCAGATTGAACCACTGAATTTGTTGCAAACCGCTTATGTGGTGAAAAATGCATGGAAACATTTTCCGCAGCAAACTTTTCACCTGTTGTTCGTGGATTTATTCTATCAAAAATTCCCCCGTTACATCATGGTTTTTCATGAGGGTCAATATTTCTGTGGGGCGGATAATGGCCTTTTGCCAATGATTCTTGACCAGCAACCCCAGCAGATTCTGGCGCTTCATCGGGATCATCATCACATGCAGCTGTTCGATATTGTACGGCTTTTTGCAAAGGCTGTCCGACATATCTTAAACGGGCAGTCACTCGATGAAATTGGTGAATCGTTGCCCGCTTTAACTGTACTCGATAATTATCAACCGCGCCTGAGCGATGAATGGATAGAAGCGCAGATTATTTTTATCGATCATTATGAAAATGTAATTGTAAACCTTACCCGTGAGCAATTTGAAAACTACCGGAAAGGCAGAAAGTTTAAAATTTGCTTCAGGCATGATGAATACATCACTGAAATACATGAACATTATGCCGATGTACGACCGGGCGAGAAGCTGGCCTTTTTCAATGCGGGCGGTTATCTGGAAATCGCCATCAACCGTGGCAACGCAGCCGGTTTGCTCGGCCTGGAAAGTTTTCGTGTCAGACCCGATAGCCACAGGCCTCCCGGAGGAATTCAAAAAAATTTATTTTATCAATCAATAAAAATTATTTTTGAACCCTGA
- a CDS encoding NAD(P)(+) transhydrogenase (Re/Si-specific) subunit beta, whose protein sequence is MAVAVLSLCYLIGSITFIVGLKMLSHPRTARRGNLVAAAGMGIAIIGTIFLYRTDDGLPLHNYGWIFSGLIIGGIIGTVLARKVKMTAMPEMVSLFNGMGGLCAALISVNEFDHLLHVDPLLFVIGALVSGNNLILHVFIILAGLIIGSISFAGSMIALGKLAGKIGVWRFQGQQVVNIAVLLITLLLAIGLLTTNTFFNGWIFGLIMLLALLYGVLFVMPIGGADMPVVISVLNSCTGIAAACGGFLYDNQVMLTGGILVGSAGAILTVLMCKAMNRSLKNVLLGSFGGVQSGHAAQAQQSYKEITVSDAAVVLAYAKKVMIVPGYGLAVAQAQHTCHELEKLLEERGVEVKYAIHPVAGRMPGHMNVLLAEADVSYEKLLEMEQANSEFETTDAVLVLGANDVVNPAAKEDPGSPIYGMPVLEVEKAGTIIVNKRSMKPGYAGIENMLFYRPKTAMLFGDAKQVLQQLIQAIKEL, encoded by the coding sequence ATGGCTGTTGCTGTTCTTTCGCTCTGTTACTTAATCGGGTCGATTACTTTTATTGTAGGTTTGAAGATGCTGTCACATCCGCGTACGGCCCGCCGGGGCAATCTGGTGGCTGCGGCAGGGATGGGTATTGCCATCATCGGTACCATCTTCCTGTATCGTACGGATGATGGGTTACCGCTGCATAATTACGGATGGATTTTTTCCGGATTAATTATTGGAGGCATTATCGGCACGGTGCTCGCCCGTAAGGTGAAGATGACCGCCATGCCCGAAATGGTGAGTTTGTTTAATGGGATGGGCGGACTCTGTGCGGCCCTGATTTCTGTGAATGAATTTGATCATCTGTTGCATGTTGATCCGCTTCTTTTTGTAATAGGTGCCCTTGTTTCCGGCAACAATCTTATTCTGCATGTGTTCATCATTCTTGCAGGATTAATCATTGGAAGCATTTCATTTGCAGGAAGTATGATTGCCCTCGGCAAACTTGCTGGAAAAATTGGTGTATGGCGTTTTCAGGGACAGCAGGTTGTGAATATCGCAGTGTTGTTGATTACTTTATTGCTGGCCATTGGTTTACTCACCACCAATACCTTTTTCAATGGCTGGATTTTCGGACTCATCATGCTACTGGCTTTGTTGTATGGTGTATTGTTTGTGATGCCTATCGGTGGTGCCGATATGCCGGTGGTGATATCGGTATTGAACTCCTGTACAGGTATTGCTGCAGCGTGTGGTGGCTTTTTGTATGATAATCAGGTCATGCTCACGGGTGGTATCCTGGTAGGCTCGGCAGGGGCTATTCTCACCGTGTTGATGTGTAAGGCCATGAATCGTTCCTTGAAAAATGTGTTGTTGGGTTCATTTGGCGGAGTTCAATCCGGTCATGCAGCACAGGCCCAGCAGAGTTACAAAGAAATTACGGTGAGCGATGCCGCCGTGGTACTGGCTTATGCTAAAAAAGTGATGATTGTACCCGGCTATGGATTGGCCGTAGCACAGGCCCAGCACACCTGTCATGAGCTGGAAAAATTACTGGAAGAAAGAGGCGTGGAAGTAAAATATGCCATTCATCCTGTAGCCGGTCGTATGCCGGGCCACATGAACGTGTTGCTGGCCGAAGCCGACGTATCGTATGAAAAGCTGTTAGAAATGGAACAGGCCAATAGTGAATTTGAAACCACAGACGCTGTACTGGTATTGGGTGCCAATGATGTGGTCAATCCGGCTGCGAAAGAAGATCCGGGAAGTCCGATTTATGGAATGCCTGTGCTGGAAGTGGAAAAAGCCGGCACCATCATCGTCAACAAACGCAGCATGAAACCCGGTTATGCTGGAATTGAAAACATGTTATTTTATCGTCCTAAAACAGCCATGCTTTTCGGTGATGCCAAGCAGGTATTGCAGCAACTGATACAGGCGATCAAAGAATTGTGA
- a CDS encoding Re/Si-specific NAD(P)(+) transhydrogenase subunit alpha, producing MIIGICKEPEGENRVSCLPDVARQLIQLKQEVWIASGAGERAYAADADYEALGVHVADQQEVLQRADVLCRMHFPEDDDLIARAREKSIWIGMYQPLYHRAEMQKMASHGMTVCSLDAIPRTTRAQSMDVLSSQANIAGYKAVILAAAHYPHYFPMLMTAAGSIQPARVLVLGAGVAGLQAIATARRLGAVVEAFDTRPAVKEEVMSLGAKFIEVEGAADPAAAGGYAVEQSAEYQRRQKEKIAATITRADIVITTAQIPGKRAPLLVTREMVETMRAGSVIVDLAASTGGNTELTRDGETIVHRGVTIIGHSNLPSTVPADASKLYGRNLLHFLQLLINKEGNLQFNFEDDIISAACVVYEGQIRDARILQAQPQA from the coding sequence ATGATCATCGGAATTTGCAAAGAGCCGGAAGGTGAGAATCGCGTATCCTGTTTACCGGACGTGGCCAGGCAATTGATACAGCTCAAGCAGGAAGTGTGGATAGCCTCGGGTGCAGGTGAAAGGGCTTATGCCGCTGACGCCGATTATGAAGCGCTTGGTGTGCATGTAGCCGATCAGCAGGAAGTTTTGCAACGTGCCGATGTGCTTTGCCGGATGCATTTTCCCGAAGATGATGACCTGATTGCACGGGCCAGGGAAAAGAGCATCTGGATTGGCATGTATCAACCCCTGTACCACCGGGCTGAGATGCAAAAAATGGCCAGCCATGGTATGACGGTATGCAGCTTAGACGCCATTCCGCGTACCACAAGGGCACAAAGCATGGATGTGTTGAGTTCGCAGGCCAATATTGCCGGATATAAAGCTGTAATTCTTGCTGCTGCGCATTATCCACATTATTTTCCCATGTTGATGACGGCGGCGGGCAGCATTCAGCCCGCAAGGGTGCTGGTATTAGGTGCCGGTGTGGCGGGTTTGCAGGCTATTGCCACGGCGCGAAGGCTGGGTGCCGTGGTGGAAGCTTTTGATACGCGTCCGGCCGTGAAAGAAGAAGTCATGAGCCTGGGCGCCAAATTCATTGAAGTGGAGGGAGCCGCCGATCCTGCTGCGGCCGGTGGCTATGCGGTGGAACAATCGGCCGAATATCAGCGCCGACAGAAAGAGAAAATTGCTGCCACCATCACCAGGGCCGATATCGTCATCACCACGGCGCAGATTCCAGGTAAACGTGCACCTCTACTGGTTACCAGAGAAATGGTGGAAACCATGCGTGCGGGCTCGGTGATTGTCGATCTGGCCGCATCCACGGGTGGCAATACTGAACTAACCCGCGACGGTGAAACCATTGTGCACCGCGGCGTTACCATCATCGGCCATTCAAATTTACCCTCTACGGTTCCTGCAGATGCCAGTAAATTATATGGCAGAAATCTGCTGCATTTTCTGCAACTGTTAATCAACAAAGAAGGGAATCTACAATTCAATTTTGAAGATGATATCATATCGGCGGCCTGTGTAGTATATGAAGGACAGATTCGAGATGCGCGTATATTGCAAGCTCAACCTCAGGCATAA
- a CDS encoding NAD(P) transhydrogenase subunit alpha → MISLLQFLHDHLEMAYIVVLSIFLGVEVISRVPSVLHTPLMSGANAIHGVVIIGAIIVMGQASPDNYFALIIGFLAVIVGTLNVVGGFVVTDRMLDMFRTRKKKEA, encoded by the coding sequence ATGATCAGTCTTCTGCAGTTTTTACACGATCATCTGGAAATGGCTTATATCGTCGTACTTTCCATATTCTTAGGCGTGGAAGTCATTTCCCGGGTACCATCGGTGTTGCATACCCCCTTAATGAGCGGCGCCAATGCCATTCACGGTGTGGTGATCATCGGCGCCATAATCGTCATGGGTCAGGCCAGTCCGGATAATTATTTTGCATTGATTATCGGTTTCCTTGCCGTGATTGTTGGTACCTTGAATGTGGTGGGAGGTTTTGTGGTAACCGATCGCATGTTAGATATGTTTCGTACTCGCAAGAAAAAAGAGGCGTAA
- a CDS encoding ATP/GTP-binding protein, with the protein MRHILFFMTFVLVTSTLSAQVSLVKIWQSDTVSLRNPESVLYDSASNLLYVSCTGSGSIARMDLNGKVIEKDWVTGLNANKGMGLFNGLLYTAEPSAVAVIDVDKHAIVKRIPIEGARMLNDITIDAKGVVYVSDTWGEKVYKIVHDHPTLYLDHMPGANGLLAVNSDLYLVTSTSFLKADDKGKVQHIADGFETGLDGIVMISDHAFIISNYRGILWYVKTDGTRRLLLDTRANRMMSNDIDYNPKTKTLYVPSFGTNCVLAYQVEQTYLRQH; encoded by the coding sequence ATGAGACATATATTATTTTTCATGACATTCGTGTTGGTAACTTCCACATTATCGGCACAGGTCAGCCTGGTGAAGATCTGGCAATCCGATACGGTTTCCTTGCGAAATCCGGAATCGGTGCTTTATGATTCAGCATCAAACCTCCTGTATGTATCCTGCACGGGATCGGGTTCTATTGCGCGAATGGATTTAAATGGAAAAGTCATAGAAAAAGATTGGGTAACGGGACTCAATGCCAATAAGGGTATGGGTTTGTTTAACGGCTTGCTTTACACGGCCGAACCGTCTGCAGTTGCTGTGATTGATGTGGATAAACATGCCATCGTAAAACGCATACCCATCGAAGGTGCCAGGATGTTGAACGATATAACAATAGATGCAAAAGGTGTGGTTTATGTAAGCGATACATGGGGAGAAAAAGTGTATAAAATAGTACATGATCATCCCACGCTATACCTTGATCATATGCCGGGTGCGAACGGATTGTTAGCCGTTAATTCCGATTTATATCTGGTAACTTCAACAAGTTTTCTTAAGGCAGATGATAAAGGAAAGGTTCAACATATTGCCGATGGTTTTGAAACTGGCCTCGATGGTATTGTGATGATTTCAGATCATGCATTTATCATCAGCAACTATCGCGGTATTTTATGGTATGTAAAGACCGATGGAACCAGGCGGTTGTTGTTAGATACCCGTGCAAACAGGATGATGTCGAATGATATTGATTATAACCCTAAAACAAAAACACTTTATGTTCCCTCATTTGGTACAAATTGTGTTCTTGCATACCAGGTAGAACAAACATATTTAAGACAGCATTGA
- a CDS encoding zf-HC2 domain-containing protein has protein sequence MDKTLAHIFHSTHCLSSAEMIAYVEGKLSAEERYRVETHLSSCPFCSEAVDGLAEIKDPEHFSLALQHIHHDLNKQFRFKHSLFFKSYRVQIYLVLIIIVVLAILLFTFYLVHFTLLKHALSQLQI, from the coding sequence ATGGATAAGACGCTTGCGCATATCTTTCATTCCACTCACTGCCTCAGTTCGGCGGAAATGATCGCATATGTGGAAGGTAAACTTTCCGCCGAAGAAAGATATCGGGTTGAAACCCATTTAAGCAGCTGTCCCTTTTGCAGTGAAGCCGTCGACGGGCTGGCGGAAATCAAGGATCCTGAACATTTTTCATTGGCATTACAGCACATCCATCATGATTTAAATAAACAATTCCGGTTCAAGCATAGCCTCTTTTTTAAATCCTATCGAGTGCAGATCTACTTAGTGCTCATCATCATCGTTGTTCTCGCCATTTTACTTTTCACTTTTTATCTCGTGCATTTTACCTTACTCAAGCATGCGCTCTCACAACTGCAGATTTGA